A window of the Acidimicrobiales bacterium genome harbors these coding sequences:
- a CDS encoding fatty acid desaturase encodes MTDLSAPQLQLLDVIRAVPDSCRQRKTGRGLGLVARDVGFYALTIVGLALTDTWYLLIPLWLLAGLAVSGMFVLGHDAAHNVLVDDDDLNRTIGRLLFVPALHIHESWVLGHNRIHHGHTLKQGMDFVWHPVTPEEFRQLSSTQKLVHRLEWSAFGAGVYYLHRVWWNKMVTLDPPAKWADRIRSDRSFLDVALALIVGGLTVASFLTTDGVVAGLLGAAWLTFKLLVVPFLLFSWVIGWTVYVHHIDPDMHWLKRSEWTKVGGQLDGTTVLRMPPGANLVFHWIFVHMPHHVDMRIPCYELEAAADAIIAAYPDRVVERRFRWRDYLAATRGCKVYDFDAGSWMPYPTR; translated from the coding sequence ATGACCGACCTGTCCGCGCCGCAGCTGCAACTGCTCGATGTCATTCGCGCCGTGCCCGACTCCTGTCGTCAACGCAAGACCGGGCGGGGCCTCGGACTCGTCGCCCGGGATGTCGGCTTCTACGCACTCACGATCGTGGGGCTGGCGCTCACCGATACGTGGTATCTGCTGATTCCGCTGTGGCTCCTTGCCGGCCTGGCGGTGTCAGGGATGTTCGTGCTCGGACATGACGCCGCCCACAACGTGCTGGTCGATGACGACGACCTGAACCGCACGATCGGGCGGCTGCTGTTCGTCCCGGCGCTCCACATCCACGAGTCGTGGGTGCTCGGCCACAACCGCATCCACCACGGGCACACGCTGAAACAGGGGATGGACTTCGTGTGGCACCCGGTGACGCCCGAGGAGTTCCGCCAGCTCAGCTCGACGCAGAAGCTGGTGCACCGACTGGAGTGGTCGGCGTTCGGCGCCGGGGTCTACTACCTCCATCGGGTGTGGTGGAACAAGATGGTCACGCTCGACCCGCCGGCGAAATGGGCGGATCGGATTCGTTCCGATCGCAGCTTCCTCGATGTGGCGCTCGCCCTCATCGTCGGCGGGCTGACCGTTGCCAGCTTCCTCACCACCGACGGCGTGGTCGCAGGCCTGCTCGGTGCCGCCTGGCTCACTTTCAAGCTCCTGGTCGTGCCGTTCCTCCTCTTCAGCTGGGTGATCGGCTGGACCGTCTATGTCCACCACATCGATCCCGACATGCACTGGCTGAAGCGTTCCGAGTGGACCAAGGTCGGTGGCCAACTCGACGGCACCACGGTGCTGCGTATGCCGCCGGGTGCGAACCTCGTGTTCCACTGGATCTTCGTGCACATGCCTCACCACGTCGACATGAGGATCCCGTGCTACGAACTCGAAGCGGCCGCCGACGCCATCATCGCGGCGTATCCCGATCGGGTCGTCGAGCGCCGGTTCCGGTGGCGGGATTATCTGGCGGCAACACGTGGTTGCAAGGTGTACGACTTCGATGCCGGAAGCTGGATGCCCTACCCGACACGGTGA
- a CDS encoding MaoC/PaaZ C-terminal domain-containing protein — protein MTAPKLSAGDLSVGQTFTAVLVEDLKRTQIVQYAGSSGDYNPLHTDEIFTTQVAGYPSVFAHGMLTMGMTGAMITDLVGDGVLKRFGGRFTSQVWPGDDLSATAEVTAVDTGDDPTVTLSVATTNGAGVTVFSGEAVASINA, from the coding sequence ATGACCGCACCCAAGCTGTCCGCCGGCGATCTCAGCGTCGGCCAGACTTTCACCGCCGTCCTGGTCGAAGACCTCAAGCGCACCCAGATCGTGCAGTACGCCGGGTCGTCGGGCGACTACAACCCGTTGCACACCGACGAGATCTTCACCACCCAGGTCGCCGGCTATCCGAGCGTGTTCGCCCACGGCATGCTCACCATGGGCATGACCGGCGCCATGATCACCGACCTCGTCGGCGACGGCGTCCTCAAGCGGTTCGGTGGGCGGTTCACCTCGCAGGTGTGGCCCGGCGACGACCTCAGCGCGACGGCCGAGGTCACCGCGGTCGACACCGGCGATGACCCGACGGTCACCCTCTCCGTGGCGACCACCAATGGCGCCGGGGTCACGGTGTTCTCGGGCGAGGCCGTCGCCTCGATCAACGCCTGA
- a CDS encoding NAD(P)-binding domain-containing protein — protein sequence MSTTDGPTTGSNAYDLVIIGGTASGLSVAISSLRSGLGLVRVIESHSAVAFPELVGDNQLDIGYGEDVQSIDTDGELLIVTTNRLAYRTRAVLVANRRSDPSWNPPINTPATLDSRIHVDEIVARPDEDVLVVGYMDHAVELTATIAAAGARVVLAAGGMDPTRLSPAGEHMLRRLERERRATLLYRSVPEQIGNVAGYPMAYFADRHTPDLQFDQVVFASGRNTLGPADVGLTDAALATGKVFFVGEPDESTVAPTSPGWRVGQDIAAACFPELQLVEPAPVIERRQRHTAVIEELRDEHYNATITHFEPTHSDLWVLRIRPDHGETSHQPGQYASLGLGFWEPRIDDAEDRNLDERWDKLIRRSYSISSRMFDEHGYLTSEAGHNELEFYIVLVAPTPENVPALTPRLALKRPGDRIYLGPKVAGRYTLDAVTDPNATVLFFGTGTGEAPHNGMVVELLRKGHMGPIVSAVSVRKWADLGYLDKHRQLESRYPNYHYLPMPTREPDVPKRYIQDLITDDVFGKDYGLTLDPENTHIFLCGNPSMIGLPEGEEGNKTFPETVGVVELMTERGFTLDQRRSPGNIHYEEYW from the coding sequence ATGTCAACTACCGACGGCCCCACCACCGGGTCGAATGCATACGATCTCGTCATCATCGGCGGGACCGCCAGTGGCCTGTCCGTTGCGATCTCCTCGCTGCGGTCAGGCCTCGGCCTTGTCCGGGTCATCGAATCACATTCGGCGGTCGCCTTCCCCGAGCTGGTCGGCGACAACCAGCTCGATATCGGCTACGGCGAAGACGTCCAGTCGATCGACACCGACGGCGAGCTGCTGATCGTCACCACGAACCGCCTTGCCTACCGGACCCGAGCGGTTCTGGTGGCCAACCGCCGCTCCGATCCGTCGTGGAATCCGCCGATCAACACACCGGCCACGCTCGACTCGCGTATTCACGTCGACGAGATCGTGGCCCGGCCCGACGAAGACGTCCTCGTCGTTGGCTACATGGACCACGCCGTCGAGTTGACCGCCACCATTGCCGCTGCCGGTGCCCGGGTGGTACTCGCCGCCGGAGGCATGGACCCCACGCGGCTCTCGCCGGCCGGCGAACACATGCTCCGTCGGTTGGAGCGCGAGCGCCGAGCCACCCTGCTGTATCGCTCGGTGCCCGAACAGATCGGCAACGTCGCCGGCTATCCGATGGCGTACTTCGCCGATCGCCACACGCCCGACCTCCAGTTCGATCAGGTGGTCTTCGCCTCGGGCCGCAACACACTCGGGCCGGCCGACGTCGGCCTCACCGACGCGGCGCTCGCCACCGGCAAGGTCTTCTTCGTCGGCGAGCCCGACGAGTCGACCGTGGCCCCGACCTCACCCGGCTGGCGGGTCGGGCAGGACATCGCTGCCGCCTGTTTCCCCGAACTGCAGCTGGTCGAGCCGGCGCCCGTGATCGAGAGACGCCAGCGCCACACCGCCGTGATCGAGGAGCTGCGAGACGAGCACTACAACGCCACGATCACCCATTTCGAACCCACGCACTCCGATCTCTGGGTGCTGCGCATTCGGCCCGACCACGGCGAGACCTCGCATCAGCCGGGTCAGTACGCATCGTTGGGGCTCGGATTCTGGGAGCCCCGCATCGACGACGCCGAGGACCGCAACCTCGACGAGCGCTGGGACAAGCTCATCCGACGCTCCTACTCGATCTCGAGTCGGATGTTCGACGAGCACGGCTACCTCACCTCCGAGGCCGGTCACAACGAGCTCGAGTTCTACATCGTGCTCGTGGCCCCGACGCCCGAGAACGTGCCGGCGCTCACGCCCCGGCTGGCGCTCAAGCGGCCCGGCGATCGCATCTACCTCGGACCGAAGGTGGCCGGTCGCTACACCCTCGATGCCGTGACCGACCCCAACGCCACCGTGCTGTTCTTCGGCACCGGCACCGGCGAGGCGCCGCACAACGGCATGGTCGTCGAACTTCTCCGCAAGGGCCACATGGGTCCGATCGTGTCGGCGGTCTCGGTGCGCAAGTGGGCCGACCTCGGCTACCTCGACAAGCACCGCCAGCTCGAGTCGCGCTATCCGAACTACCACTACCTGCCGATGCCGACTCGCGAGCCCGACGTGCCGAAGCGGTACATCCAGGATCTGATCACCGACGACGTGTTCGGCAAGGACTACGGGCTCACGCTCGACCCCGAGAACACCCACATCTTCCTCTGCGGCAACCCATCGATGATCGGCCTGCCCGAGGGCGAGGAAGGCAACAAGACCTTCCCCGAGACCGTGGGCGTGGTCGAACTGATGACCGAGCGCGGCTTCACCCTCGACCAGCGCCGCAGCCCCGGCAACATCCACTATGAGGAGTACTGGTAA
- a CDS encoding VOC family protein translates to MTVSLSQMFISVHDPDAALVFYRDALGLEVLNDVAADGFRWVTVGAPGQDVAIVLSQPHGGRSQAEGDALLALVTQGSLQAAIFRAEDLDATFERVKASGAEIVQEPADQPWGVRDCGVRDPSGNLVRIAQA, encoded by the coding sequence ATGACAGTTTCTCTCTCGCAGATGTTCATCTCGGTCCACGACCCCGACGCCGCTCTGGTGTTCTACCGCGACGCTCTGGGTCTCGAGGTCCTCAACGATGTGGCGGCCGACGGGTTTCGCTGGGTCACCGTCGGCGCTCCTGGTCAGGATGTCGCCATCGTGTTGTCGCAGCCGCACGGCGGTCGGTCCCAGGCCGAGGGTGACGCGCTACTGGCGCTCGTCACCCAGGGGTCGCTGCAAGCGGCGATCTTCCGGGCCGAGGATCTCGATGCCACCTTCGAGCGGGTGAAGGCGTCGGGCGCCGAGATCGTCCAGGAACCGGCCGACCAACCGTGGGGTGTGCGCGACTGTGGAGTCCGCGATCCGTCGGGCAACCTCGTGCGCATCGCCCAGGCCTGA
- a CDS encoding PaaI family thioesterase produces the protein MTEPDTSTPDNRPPFVVTSPDRLVGRGHQAGDFLEAYEWLVLDESPGYLKIQAHLPEHALNPRGQLFGGFTPTYVDLVALFTVRAGPGRLDPAVPRGWLATTNMRIDYFEPILGPTFVIESKVEKHRGRTVFVATQFFQDDELAVHALTTMRQIEAPNPLGDA, from the coding sequence ATGACCGAGCCCGACACCTCCACTCCCGACAATCGACCGCCGTTCGTCGTGACGTCGCCGGACCGACTGGTGGGGCGAGGCCACCAGGCCGGCGACTTCCTCGAGGCCTACGAGTGGCTGGTGCTCGATGAGTCACCGGGCTATCTCAAGATCCAGGCCCACCTTCCTGAGCACGCGCTGAACCCGCGGGGTCAGCTGTTCGGTGGGTTCACCCCCACGTATGTCGATCTGGTGGCGCTCTTCACCGTGCGGGCCGGCCCGGGTCGCCTCGACCCTGCGGTGCCTCGGGGGTGGCTGGCCACCACCAACATGCGCATCGACTACTTCGAGCCGATCCTCGGGCCCACGTTCGTCATCGAGAGCAAGGTCGAGAAGCATCGCGGTCGCACCGTCTTCGTGGCCACCCAGTTCTTCCAGGACGACGAACTGGCAGTGCATGCACTCACCACGATGCGGCAGATCGAGGCGCCCAATCCGCTCGGTGACGCCTGA
- the trxA gene encoding thioredoxin, giving the protein MSASTIDLTLDQFESTVGADGVVLIDFWASWCGPCRTFGPIFEASAAKHTEHTFAKVDTEAEQQLAGALNIRSIPTLMIFRDGVLLFSQPGALPGDALEDLISQVEALDMEQVKAEIASQAEASTQN; this is encoded by the coding sequence ATGAGTGCATCCACCATCGATCTCACCCTTGACCAATTCGAGTCCACCGTCGGGGCCGACGGTGTGGTCCTGATCGACTTCTGGGCGTCGTGGTGCGGCCCGTGCCGGACCTTCGGCCCCATCTTCGAGGCTTCGGCCGCCAAGCACACCGAGCACACCTTCGCCAAGGTCGACACCGAGGCCGAGCAGCAGTTGGCCGGCGCCTTGAACATCCGATCGATCCCGACCCTCATGATCTTCCGTGACGGTGTGCTGTTGTTCTCCCAGCCTGGTGCGCTGCCGGGTGACGCGCTCGAAGACCTGATCTCGCAGGTCGAGGCACTCGACATGGAGCAGGTGAAGGCCGAGATCGCCAGCCAGGCCGAGGCGTCGACGCAGAACTGA
- a CDS encoding DinB family protein, translating to MSEPADTPDTIAPYDIIPDDKDWTWVLEERCPDCGFDAAGLDVTKTGDAVRANAATWAEVLRRADATQRPDPTTWSPLEYACHVRDVFRLFSTRLALMLNEDDPLFANWDQDATAVAERYGEQDPAVVSAELVAAADTVAAGFDAVAGDQWQRVGRRSDGAAFTVDSFARYFLHDPEHHLADVGAG from the coding sequence ATGAGCGAGCCCGCCGATACCCCCGACACGATCGCACCCTACGACATCATCCCCGACGACAAGGACTGGACGTGGGTGCTCGAGGAACGATGCCCCGACTGCGGCTTCGACGCCGCCGGGCTCGACGTGACCAAGACCGGCGACGCCGTGCGGGCAAATGCGGCCACCTGGGCCGAGGTGCTCCGTCGGGCTGACGCGACGCAGCGGCCTGACCCGACGACCTGGTCGCCGCTCGAGTACGCCTGCCACGTTCGAGATGTGTTCCGCCTGTTCTCCACGAGGCTTGCGCTCATGCTGAATGAGGACGATCCGCTGTTCGCCAATTGGGACCAGGACGCCACCGCAGTGGCGGAGCGCTACGGCGAACAGGATCCGGCCGTCGTGAGCGCCGAGCTGGTTGCCGCGGCCGACACCGTCGCTGCCGGCTTCGATGCCGTCGCCGGTGATCAGTGGCAACGAGTCGGCCGTCGCTCCGACGGCGCTGCGTTCACCGTCGATTCGTTCGCCCGGTACTTCCTCCACGATCCCGAGCATCACCTCGCAGACGTCGGCGCCGGCTGA
- a CDS encoding bifunctional diguanylate cyclase/phosphodiesterase: MLSRYALTSFVVIAAIGLTLAILIQQAVRSEAIDDATRAGTLAANIAVSSVLTADDLQRDFVPLSDERFLELDQTLTPSLQENGIVRLKVWNRQHWLTYSDNPALRGRWFAGSADLEETFEGASVSEFTDLSAPEERADVAIVDEELLAVYVPIRLGADGALETSGTGEIIGAYEIYLPTAPIYERAWVTTYRLVGALAAGTIVLYLALFGLVRRASKTIVEQAEENLHQATHDEVTGLGNRELLLAELNSMLDSGRGRMRPGSLLLLGLDGFDTVNDTLGHQRGDAVLRAVADRLAGQARSSDLVARVGVDEFAVVLGGNVSAEQLPILASRFLASMLEPIDVEGVRLDVRASAGICLTDGETNTAAELLRRSRVALGEAKSQFTTVEVYRPALERFSPEALALLGEVRSAIADGQFELYYQPQVDNTTAELVGAEALVRWHHPERGFLPPFSFMPAVEVLPIGRELTDHILRTAVEQIAVWQAQGRSLAVSVNLSPRDCNDTHLPSIVAGLLDEFGVEARWLHLELTEGNIVANQERTVGVLTELRELGCEIAIDDFGTGYASLSYLATLPASVLKIDQSFVREMLTDEQADAIVRYSIGLGHAMGMEIVAEGIEDAEVMAALAEAGCDVAQGYYVAKPMPVAELEAWMEHYEPSTFAVAHPSVEVS; encoded by the coding sequence TTGTTGTCGCGCTACGCCCTCACCTCGTTCGTGGTCATCGCGGCGATCGGACTCACGCTCGCCATCTTGATCCAGCAGGCGGTCCGCAGTGAGGCGATCGACGACGCGACTCGAGCCGGAACGCTCGCTGCGAACATCGCGGTGTCCTCGGTTCTCACCGCCGACGACCTTCAGCGGGACTTCGTTCCACTCTCGGACGAACGTTTCCTCGAACTCGACCAGACCCTGACGCCGAGCCTGCAGGAGAACGGCATCGTTCGGCTCAAGGTCTGGAATCGACAGCACTGGTTGACGTACTCGGACAACCCTGCGCTCCGGGGCCGATGGTTCGCCGGTTCGGCCGACCTCGAAGAGACCTTCGAGGGGGCATCGGTATCGGAGTTCACCGATCTCTCCGCCCCGGAAGAACGGGCTGACGTCGCCATCGTCGACGAGGAACTGCTTGCGGTCTACGTACCGATCCGGCTTGGTGCCGACGGTGCGCTCGAGACGAGCGGGACCGGCGAGATCATCGGTGCCTACGAGATCTACCTTCCGACGGCGCCGATCTACGAGCGAGCGTGGGTCACCACCTACCGGCTCGTCGGCGCATTGGCGGCCGGAACGATCGTGCTCTACCTCGCACTCTTCGGACTGGTGCGGCGGGCCTCGAAGACGATTGTCGAGCAGGCCGAGGAGAACCTGCACCAAGCGACACACGACGAAGTGACCGGCCTCGGCAACCGGGAACTCCTGCTGGCCGAGCTCAACTCGATGCTCGATAGTGGGCGCGGGCGGATGCGTCCGGGCTCGCTGCTCCTTCTCGGACTCGATGGCTTCGACACGGTCAACGACACGCTCGGGCATCAGCGTGGTGACGCGGTGCTCCGAGCCGTTGCCGATCGATTGGCGGGGCAGGCCCGCTCGTCCGACTTGGTGGCACGCGTGGGCGTCGACGAGTTCGCCGTCGTGCTTGGTGGAAACGTCTCGGCGGAACAGCTGCCGATCCTGGCCTCGCGCTTCCTTGCGTCGATGCTCGAGCCGATCGATGTCGAGGGCGTTCGCCTCGACGTCCGGGCATCGGCCGGTATCTGTCTCACCGACGGTGAGACCAACACTGCGGCCGAGCTGCTGCGTCGCAGTCGTGTGGCGTTGGGCGAAGCCAAGTCCCAGTTCACCACGGTCGAGGTCTATCGACCGGCCCTCGAACGGTTCTCGCCGGAAGCGCTGGCCCTGCTGGGCGAGGTGCGTTCGGCCATCGCCGACGGCCAGTTCGAGCTCTACTACCAGCCACAGGTCGACAACACCACCGCCGAACTGGTCGGGGCCGAGGCGCTCGTGCGTTGGCATCACCCCGAGCGTGGCTTCCTTCCGCCGTTCTCGTTCATGCCCGCCGTCGAGGTCCTCCCGATCGGCCGGGAGCTGACCGACCACATCCTTCGCACCGCCGTCGAACAGATTGCCGTCTGGCAGGCGCAGGGCCGATCACTTGCCGTCTCGGTCAACCTGTCGCCCCGGGACTGCAACGACACCCATCTGCCGTCGATCGTTGCCGGCTTGCTGGACGAGTTCGGCGTCGAGGCTCGCTGGCTACACCTCGAGCTGACCGAGGGCAACATCGTCGCCAACCAGGAGCGGACCGTCGGCGTGCTGACTGAGCTCCGTGAACTGGGATGCGAGATCGCCATCGACGACTTCGGCACGGGCTACGCCTCGCTGAGCTACCTGGCAACACTGCCCGCCTCCGTGCTCAAGATCGACCAGTCGTTCGTTCGAGAGATGCTCACCGACGAGCAGGCCGACGCCATCGTTCGCTACAGCATCGGCCTTGGTCACGCGATGGGTATGGAGATCGTTGCCGAGGGCATCGAGGATGCCGAGGTGATGGCAGCGCTGGCCGAGGCCGGCTGTGACGTGGCACAGGGCTACTACGTGGCAAAACCGATGCCGGTCGCCGAGCTCGAGGCATGGATGGAGCACTACGAGCCATCGACGTTCGCGGTGGCCCATCCGAGTGTGGAGGTGTCCTGA
- the nfsA gene encoding oxygen-insensitive NADPH nitroreductase, whose protein sequence is MDAISLLKSHRSIRKYTEEPVPEDTLADIISAGFAAATSSNLQGTTVIRVRNPETRSAIAAVAGGQTQVETAAAFYVWCADLHRSAVACEANGGEFSAGMTEHFMIATVDCALAAQNAVVAAESLGLGICYIGGIRNDPAQVTELLRLPQQVYPLFGLCIGWPDQDPELKPRLPLSVTLKEEFYDERSDAEGIAAYDEEMRAYYHARTGGKIDRVWSADMHALLGKESRPHMRDFLASQGFTMR, encoded by the coding sequence GTGGATGCCATCTCGTTGCTGAAGAGCCATCGTTCGATTCGCAAGTACACCGAGGAGCCGGTGCCCGAGGACACCCTCGCCGACATCATCTCGGCCGGGTTTGCTGCGGCCACGTCGTCGAACCTGCAGGGCACGACTGTCATCCGGGTCCGCAACCCCGAGACCCGATCTGCCATCGCCGCTGTGGCCGGCGGCCAGACCCAGGTCGAGACCGCCGCGGCATTCTATGTGTGGTGTGCCGACCTCCACCGCTCGGCGGTGGCCTGCGAGGCGAACGGCGGCGAGTTCTCCGCCGGCATGACCGAGCACTTCATGATCGCCACCGTCGACTGTGCGCTCGCGGCCCAGAACGCCGTCGTCGCCGCCGAGTCGCTCGGCCTCGGCATCTGCTACATCGGCGGCATCCGCAACGATCCGGCCCAGGTCACCGAGCTCCTTCGCCTCCCCCAGCAGGTCTATCCGCTGTTCGGCCTGTGCATCGGCTGGCCCGACCAGGATCCCGAACTCAAGCCCCGCCTTCCCCTGTCGGTCACGCTCAAGGAAGAGTTCTACGACGAGCGTTCCGACGCCGAGGGCATCGCCGCCTACGACGAGGAGATGCGGGCGTACTACCACGCTCGCACCGGCGGCAAGATCGATCGAGTCTGGTCGGCCGACATGCACGCTCTGCTCGGCAAGGAGAGCCGCCCCCACATGCGCGACTTCCTGGCCTCCCAAGGCTTCACCATGCGCTGA
- a CDS encoding helix-turn-helix transcriptional regulator, which yields MTPQELADLANLRRARDLIDRDYAEPLDIKAIAAAACMSSAHFSRKFRAAYGETPYTYLMTRRIERAKALLRQGKSVTDACMAVGATSLGSFSSRFTEVVGETPSQYRARDHRAHEEIPPCVAMIASRPRRTATTG from the coding sequence ATGACACCGCAGGAACTCGCCGATCTCGCGAACCTGCGGCGGGCACGCGACCTGATCGACCGGGACTACGCCGAGCCGCTCGACATCAAGGCCATCGCAGCAGCAGCGTGTATGTCGTCGGCCCACTTCTCGCGCAAGTTCCGGGCCGCCTACGGGGAGACGCCCTACACCTACCTCATGACTCGCCGGATCGAGCGGGCGAAGGCGCTGTTGCGGCAGGGCAAGTCGGTGACCGACGCCTGCATGGCGGTCGGTGCCACATCGCTCGGTTCGTTCAGTTCGCGATTCACCGAAGTGGTTGGCGAGACGCCGTCGCAGTATCGAGCGCGGGACCACCGCGCCCACGAGGAGATCCCGCCCTGTGTTGCCATGATCGCCTCCCGGCCACGGCGAACCGCCACGACGGGATGA
- a CDS encoding DUF4214 domain-containing protein yields the protein MFKRLFFALVVASLLAWPSAAAPATPTVDDLITEPGFSTSQADMLRLYRAFFDREPDDVGAAYWLRVAEEGASLDVIAESFAASTEFTTTYGATTDEQFLEIVYRNVLGRDYDQGGFQYWLGQLQTQLSRGGTVRWVAANDEFVAKHPYPAQSVRVSSVTDGDSLVLADGRSIRLAQVDGPEYNECFGTDATRYLRDLVDGREVFLRRPDGAPTFDAYGRTVADVLIMQGDRLVSVNEAIVADGYGEYDESFAHEDPALGRRLAAAESSARAAGRGLWTACAATPQQVPVQPVVPSTPTTPGAGCHPAYTPCVPPPAPDLDCKDIGHPVQVNHAFGDPHRLDGDADGVGCESYR from the coding sequence ATGTTCAAACGATTGTTTTTCGCGCTCGTCGTCGCCTCACTGCTCGCCTGGCCCTCGGCCGCTGCACCGGCAACTCCCACGGTCGATGACCTGATCACCGAACCGGGGTTCTCGACCAGCCAGGCCGACATGCTCCGCCTCTACCGAGCGTTCTTCGACCGCGAACCCGATGACGTCGGCGCCGCCTACTGGCTGCGCGTCGCGGAGGAAGGTGCGTCGCTCGATGTGATCGCCGAGAGTTTCGCGGCCTCGACCGAGTTCACCACCACCTACGGCGCCACCACCGACGAGCAGTTCCTCGAGATCGTGTATCGCAATGTGCTTGGCCGCGACTACGACCAGGGCGGGTTCCAGTACTGGCTGGGCCAGCTCCAGACCCAGCTGAGCCGTGGCGGCACCGTCCGCTGGGTTGCCGCCAACGACGAGTTCGTCGCCAAACACCCGTATCCGGCCCAATCAGTCCGGGTCTCGTCGGTGACCGATGGCGACTCGTTGGTGCTCGCCGACGGACGATCGATCCGTCTCGCCCAGGTCGACGGCCCTGAGTACAACGAGTGCTTCGGCACCGACGCCACTCGCTATCTGCGTGACCTCGTCGATGGTCGCGAGGTCTTCCTGCGCCGTCCCGACGGAGCGCCGACGTTCGACGCCTACGGCCGCACGGTGGCCGACGTGCTGATCATGCAGGGCGACCGACTCGTTTCGGTGAACGAGGCGATCGTCGCCGACGGCTACGGCGAGTACGACGAATCGTTCGCCCACGAGGATCCCGCACTCGGACGTCGACTGGCGGCGGCGGAGTCGTCCGCTCGCGCTGCCGGCCGGGGGCTGTGGACCGCCTGTGCCGCCACACCGCAGCAGGTGCCGGTCCAGCCAGTCGTCCCGTCGACGCCGACCACACCTGGCGCCGGCTGCCACCCGGCCTACACACCGTGCGTACCGCCGCCGGCGCCCGATCTCGACTGCAAGGACATCGGCCATCCCGTCCAGGTGAACCATGCGTTTGGCGATCCTCACCGACTCGACGGTGACGCCGACGGCGTCGGCTGCGAGTCCTATCGCTGA
- a CDS encoding MaoC family dehydratase N-terminal domain-containing protein, which yields MAVERFPIEASHILMFARSIGDDNPVYADPDSAAAKETGGIIAPPTFVQASAQFDPDYFLRPKIGQPWFGSGKNATGAPPKPAAAEGESTEKRSGGGLHAEQHYEYHQPLRAGDVLTATTKPGKTWEKESKRAGKLVFSESITEYRNQAGELVVTARGVGVQTEKPVEN from the coding sequence ATGGCAGTCGAACGCTTTCCCATCGAAGCCAGCCACATCCTGATGTTCGCTCGGTCGATCGGCGACGACAATCCCGTCTACGCCGACCCCGACTCCGCAGCGGCCAAGGAGACTGGCGGCATCATCGCCCCGCCGACCTTCGTGCAAGCGAGCGCGCAGTTCGATCCGGACTACTTCCTGCGTCCCAAGATCGGCCAGCCCTGGTTCGGTTCGGGCAAGAACGCCACCGGTGCCCCGCCGAAGCCGGCGGCAGCCGAGGGCGAGTCCACCGAGAAGCGCAGCGGAGGCGGGCTCCACGCCGAGCAGCACTATGAGTACCACCAGCCGCTCCGGGCAGGCGACGTGTTGACAGCCACCACCAAGCCGGGGAAGACGTGGGAGAAGGAGAGCAAGCGGGCAGGCAAGCTCGTGTTCTCCGAATCGATCACCGAGTACCGCAACCAAGCCGGCGAACTCGTCGTCACCGCTCGTGGCGTCGGGGTCCAGACCGAGAAGCCCGTGGAGAACTGA